GCCTCGCGACCGCGGGGGTCGACGACGAAGGCCGCTGGGGCAGGGTTTCCGACGCCTTCGAACGGACAATGACGCCGGGATTCTGGCCCTATGTCGACCTTCATGCGGCGCTCGCGCACTTGAGCGCCGGCAAGCAGGCGCGGGCACAACGTCTCGTTCAGGCGATCGAGCAATGTGCGCAAGGCGGCAACTACGCAGCCTTGCGCGCGCGGCACATCACCCAGCCAGGTTTGCGGGCGCTTGGCGCCTGGGCCGAAGGCCGCTACGGCGAGGCCGCCGGGCTGCTCGCAGGCCTGCGACCCGTTCTCGGCGACGTCGGCGGAAGCCGCGTCCAGTTGGAAGTCTTCAAGAGCATCGAGCACGAGGCCGTCCGTCGGCAACGCGCTCGGCAGTCCAAACTCTCTCTTGAACGCCCGGTTGAACGCAGCTTCGGATTCCTTTCCTCGGTAAGTCCCTTACGCAGAGAGCAAGCCGTACAATGCGTTGGCGGGGATACTTTGCGCCATGCTTGGCGTGCCGTGGCGTCCAGTGATCCAGGGCATGACCCCCAAAGGTTGGAAGCGCCCGAAAGTAAAGCGCAACTGTGGAACGTCCGGCACGACGAAGCAAGGACGCCGCTACGCTGACACCTGTTTAATGAAGGAACGCAACCAGGATGAGACGCACCACACTTTCTCTATTGGTCGTCGGACTGTGTGCCGGCGCTGGAACATTGGTAACAGTCCAAAATGTTGCCGCAGGCACGAAGCCGAACGCCACAGCCGATTCGGCCATGCAGAAGCCCGCCAGGCAAACCAAGCTCTCCACGGCAGCAATCGATCAATCAAAGGAGGCTGACTACAAAGCCGCCAAAGCGAAGGCACAGATGGAGTACAAGAATGCGACGGCGAAATGCCGTAAGCGGTCGAGCGCATTCATACGTGCATGTATGACTGACGCCAAGGCGGCTCGGACTGAGGCGTTGGCGCAAGCCAAAACGCGATGGGGAAACCAGCAGTAGTCACCTTTGATCGAGAAGTGTTACGCGAACTTCAAATGCCGGCTCTACGACGGCAGTCAGGTCTCAAAGCACGGTCTTTTCATCTGGGAAGTCGTGAAGGCGCATGTCGCGACGTCGCCGAAGTATCCGGAGACGTTCCATTACCGCGGCGACGGCGCGTTCATGATTTCCGGGCGGGAGGTCAACCGGCGCAGCCGGTTCAAAGCACAGAATCTCTAAAGGCGCCTGGCCGTCAGTCCTACATGCAGGCCCGACCCTGTTTCCCCGGTCAGGAAGTTTTGCGACGCCTGCGTTTTTCAGGCCACGCTCGCATGGCGTTCGCGACGATCGTTTGCAGAACCTTGGGCGATACGCCGTCAGCGATCTGCGTGGACATGCCCTGCATCACGGTTTCGTAGAACTTCGCAAGGCCGGCAGCATCCGTTCCCGCGGGCAGTTCGCCCTCGCGGATGCCGCGCTCGATGCGCTTTTTGAGGCCGGCTTCCGCGCCCGCGCGACATGCCGTCAACGTCTTGCGCACTTTCGGCGACGAGGCATTGACCGCCGAAGTCACCAGCATGCAGCCCAGGCCGATTTCCGGCAGCGCCGTGGCCGATCGCAACAGCAACGCCTCGACCGCAGCGCGGGCCGTCGGCGCGTCGTCGAGGACTGCCGTTCGGCAGGCAGCACCGTTGACGTAGTACTCCAACGCTTCGAGATACAACGTTTCCTTGTCGCCAAACGCGGCATAAAGGCTGGGCGGATTAATGCCCATGGCGGACGTCAGGTCGCTTAGCGACGCTCCTTCGTAACCCTTGCGCCAGAACACGTCGGTCGCGCGCTGCAACGCACGCTCGCGATCGAAGGCGCGCGGGCGCCCGCGCACGGCCGGGACGGGGTTCTCGGTCCTTTTCATAGCGATCAATACTAAATTATTTGACGTCCGGCCGCAAACCGCCTAGGCTTGCGCCATTATCTGTATCGTTCACTACAAAATAACTCTCGCTGCGGCGGAATTTCTCAAGGAGAATCAACATGGGTAAGCTCGACAACAAAGTAGCGCTCATTACCGGCGGCAACAGCGGCATCGGCTTGGGCACCGCGAAGCGATTCGTCGCGGAAGGGGCGAAGGTCTACATCACCGGACGGCGGCAGAAAGAACTGGATGCCGCAGTCAAGGAAATCGGCGGTAGCGCGGTCGGCGTGCAGGGCGATGTCTCGAACCTGGCCGACCTCGACCGGCTCTTCGAAACCATCCGCAAGGGCAGTGGCCGCCTGGACACGATTTTCGTCAATGCCGGAGGCGGACAGATCGCGCCGCTCGGATCGATCACGGAGGAACACTACGACCAGATCTTCGGCACGAACGTGAAAGGCGTGGTCTTCACCGTGCAAAAGGCATTGCCGCTGATGCCGCCCAGTTCGACGATTGTCCTGAATGCGTCCATCGTCGCCAACAAGGGCTTCGCGGCCCTCAGCATCTATAGTGCCACGAAAGCCGCGGTGCGCAATTTTGCGCGCGGCTGGGCCGTGGACCTCAAGGACAAGAAGATCCGCGTGAACGCGGTCAGTCCCGGAGTGGTAGTGACGCCGGGATTTTCCCAGTTAGGCCTGACCGACGAACAGATCAAGGGGTTCGTCGACGGCATGGTGGCCGTCACGCCGCAGGGTCGCGCGGGTACGCCGGACGACATCGCCAAGGCCGTCGTCTTCCTGGCTTCGGATGACAGCAGCTATGTGAATGGTGCGGAATTGTCCGTCGACGGCGGCATGGCGCAGATCTGAGCCGCCAGGCGAGGCTCTGCAGTCCCTGAAATGAAATACCCGCACGACTTGTCCGTCGTGCGGGTATCGACATTTGTACAGGCCGATGTCCCGGCTCCGCCGACTTCAGCGATTCAGAAACTCGAGAAGCTTCGGAATGACCTGTTCCGGCGCTTCGTTGATCAACCAGTGGCCCGAGCCCTCGACGATTACGCCCTCCACGTTATCGTCGACGAGTTCGCCCTGGTCGATCAGGAATTGCCCGCCGGCTTTCTCACCGCTCAACACGAGCATCGGCATCGTCAGCTTGGTTTGGGCAAGGTCTGCGAAGTCTTTTCCATCCTGCTCGAACGCGCGGAATACTTCGAATCCCGCGCGCATGCCGCCCGGCTGCGCATACGCCTTCGCATAGAACTGCCGGTCCTTCTCCGGCACCGAGTGCTTCGGATCGGCGGCGAATTCATTCCAGAAGTGCTCGAAGTAAGTGCGTTCGCGGCCTTTGACGAGCGCCAGCGGCGTTTTGCCGTAGAAATGAAAATGCCAGAGATCCCGCAGCAACCACACTTTGGTCCAGTCGCCGACCCCGGGCAGGAATGCGTCCATCAGCACGATGCGATCGACGTCCTCCGGGTACTGCGCAGCGTAGGCGTACGCCACCATCAACCCGATGTCGTGACCGACGACCGCAACGCTTTTGTAGCCGAGCGCCTCCGCGAGAGCGTGAATGTCCTGCGCCATGGTCTTCTTGTCGTAGCCGGTTTCCGGCTTGGATGAGCCGCCGAAGCCGCGCAAATCGGGAGCGATCACCGTATGTGTTTGCGCGAGCTTGGGGATCAGCGGCCGCCACATGTGGCTGGTCTGGGCGTAACCGTGCAACAGCAGGACGGGTTCGCCCTTGCCGGCAACAAGGTAGTGCAGCCGGACGCCGTTGACTTCCGTGAAACGGCTTTCGATCTTGATCGGTTGCTCAGCACCTGCCTGCGAGATGGTCGCCATCACGGCAAAAAGGCTCGCGAGCGTGACGAGCAACCGGGGAATGAGTTTGCGCACGGGGTTCTCCAAGGATTAAAACGATTGTTACATGAGCGCGACAGCACAGACGGCGGCGGCAATCCGTGCCGGCGCTATCGCGGACACAGCTTAACGCAATCGCAAATTGGAGAACACCGGAGAGATGCTCATTCCGTGAAACGGGGACGCAAGGATACGGGCGTACAATCGACCAGCTCTTCGAATCGAAGATTAATAAGTCAAAGGAGGCTGCCTTGATCCGCTTTTACTTTCACCCCACGCCGAATCCCCTGAAGGTCGCATTGTTCCTGGAGGAGTCCGGTATTGCGTACGAGGTCGTTCCGATCGATACGCGCAAGGGCGAACAGCACTCGGCGGACTTCAGGGCTGTGAACCCGAACGGCAAACTGCCGGCCATCGTCGACACCGACGGTCCCGGCGGTGCACACGTCAGGGTGTTCGATTCCAGCGCGATCCTGCTCTATCTCGGCGACAAGATCGGGCGCTTCGTCGGGGGCGCAGCGGACCGCGGAGACCTGCTTTCCTGGCTCATGTTCGTGGCGACGGGCATCGGGCCTTATTCAGGACAGGCAGTGCATTTCCAGCGCGCGGCGCCGGAGCAGATTCCCTACGCGATCAATCGCTACCGGCGCGAGGCGGACCGCCACTACCGCGTACTCGACAAACACCTGAAGGCGCGCGACACCATCGTCGGCGCCGAGTACTCGATCGTCGACATGGCAGCCTGGGGTTGGGTCGACCGCGCTCCCATCGTGCTTCCCGGCGAGGCCGATCCGCTCGCGGCCTATCCGAACCTGAAGCGCTGGTTTACCGCGATCAACGCGCGGCCCGCCGTCGCGCGAGCGCGCGCTGTCGGCAAAGACATCGCCTTCAAGCAGGAGATGGACGAGGAAGCGAAGCGCGCGATGTTCCCGTCGAACTATCCCCTCGCGGCGGCGTAGAGGTTTTTTGAGCAGGGGTGCGGACAACTTCAGGCAAGATCCGCTACTCCCGCCAACAAAAGGAGTGACGCTTACGAACGGGAAATCCAACAAGGGTGTGTGCCTCGTTGTCGGCGCGGGCGACGCAACCGGCGGGGCCATCGCCCGGCGCTTCGCGCGCGAGGGCTACACGACGTGCGTGACGCGGCGCTCGGCCGACAAGTTGGCGCCTCTTGTCGCGCAGATCGAGGCGGCGGGCGGTAAAGCCCACGCCTTCGGCAGCGACGCCCGCAAGGAAGAAGAAGTGGTGGCAATGGTGGAGAAAATCGAATCCACGCTCGGCGCCATCGAAGTACTGGTGTTCAACATCGGTGCCAACGCGGCCGCGAGCATCCTCGACGAAACCGCGCGCAAGTATTTCAAGATCTGGGAGATGGGCTGCTTCGCCGGTTTCCTGAACGGACGCGAGGTCGCCAGGCGCATGGTGGCGCGCCAGCGTGGCACCATCCTGTTCACCGGCGCCACGGCGTCGATGCGCGGTTCGGCGAACTTCGCCGCGTTCGCCGGCGCCAAGCATGCGCTGCGTGCGCTGGCGCAAAGCATGGCGCGCGAACTCGGTCCACAAGGCATCCACGTTGCGCACACCGTCATCGACGGCGCGATCGACACCGCCTTCATCCGTGATCTGTTCCCAGAGCGTTACGCGCTCAAGGCGCAGGACGGCATTCTCAACCCCGACCATATCGCCGAAGCGTACTGGATGCTGCACACGCAGCCGCGCGATGCCTGGACACATGAACTGGACCTGCGGCCCTACATGGAGAAGTTCTGATGAAAAGCTTCGAGTTCTGGTTCGACTTCGGCAGCACGGCCTCCTACCTCGCGTGGACGCAGCTCCCCGCCCTGGAAGCCACCACCGGGGCCAAAGCCGTGCTCAAGCCGATGCTGCTGGGCGGCGTGTTCCAGGCCACGGGCAATCAATCGCCGGCCAACATTCCCGCGAAGGGCAAATACATTTTTGCGGACTTCGCGCGCTTTGCCAAACGCTACGGTGTGGCGTTCAACCGGAATCCGCATTTCCCGATCAACACGCTGCTGTTCATGCGGGGCGCCATCGCCTTGCAGATGAAAGGCGACGCACGCTTCATGGATTATTGCCACGCCATCTTCAACGCCATCTGGGTCGATTCGCTGAACATGAACGACCCGGCCACGGCGGCGGAGGCATTGCGTAAGGCAGGCTTCGATGCCCAGGCCCTGGTTGCACTGGCCAGTGAACAAACCGCCAAGGATGCGCTCAAGACTGCCACACAAACAGCCGTGGAGCGCGGCGTATTCGGTGCGCCGACGTTCTTTGTCGGCGATCAGATGTTCTGGGGGCAAGACCGGATGGATTTCGTGAGGGAAGCGTTGCGATAGGCCATCGCAGCCCGGATTCCAGAGATCTGGAATCCGGGCATTGACAGCACACTGCATCGTTGGGGTTACGCCATTTCACCCCGGCACCACCGTTTCAGGTTCGCAATTCCGGAAGCTTTTCTTCCTTCGCAACGAAGCGCAGCGCCACGCCGTTGTTGCAGTAGCGCAGCCCGGTGGGTTTGGGACCATCGTCGAAGACGTGCCCTTGATGCCCGCCACAGCGCAGGCAGTGATATTCGGTGCGTGGCCAAATGAGCCTCGTATCCTTTTTCGTGCCGAGCGCGCCCGGCAAATAATCAAAGAAACTCGGCCACCCCGTGCCACTGTCAAACTTCGTCTCGCTGCTGAAAAGCGGCAGGTAGCATGCGGCGCAAACATAGGTGCCTGCGCGCTTCTCCGTGTTCAACGGGCTGGTTCCCGCGCGCTCGGTGTCTTCTTCGAAAAGAACGCGGTAGCTCATGGCGGGAAGCAGGGTTTTCCATTCGGATTTGGGTTTCGTCAGAGGATACACACGGTTTTCCTTCGCCAGAGCCGGCAGTCCGACAAGGAGGCCGGGAATGCTCGCGAGTAATTGGCGTCTATTCATTGTCTGTCCTTATAAATGCGGTATCGACTGCATCGTTGGCCTGTCGACGCGTCAGTACCTTACAACCGGGCACTTCGACGGCGATCGGGACACAGAAGCACGTTCTCGGCAAATATACGTCCCCGCGCACCATGGTGGATGCAAGGATTACTGTATTGCCCTATTCAGGGCTATCTGGATGTGAAAACCGTCGAGCGAGCTTGGCGATAAGGAGCGACACAATTTTGGGCTACGATCTCTGTGCGAGAGAAACGCACTCGTTTACCTTTCACCGGATTGAGGAGGGTGTCGTCAAGTCGGAAGTACTGGCGGCAGGGTTCGTGCTCGATGGGCAGGCCGATTTCCTGCGCAACAAGGACGACGCTCGGGATTGGAACGACTCGCCTCGCGCGGCTGGGGAACGCCGTGGCACCAGCGATCGGTTCGTGCTGCGCTTCCGGAAGCCCTGACCGTTGCTTCTTCACAACGCGGGAACGCGCGTCAGGCTTGGCATATTGCATTAGTTATGCAACACCAAGCCCCCGTTTCCCCATACTAAGTCGATACGCCTTTGATCAAGGAGTGCTACGCGAACTTCGAATGCCGGCTCTACGACGGCAGCCAGATCTCAAAACACAGTCTCTTCATCTGGAAGTCAAGAAGGCGCATGTCGCGACGTCGCCCAAGTATCCGGAGACGGTTCACTACCGGGGCGAGGGAAAATTCATGATCTCCGGACGGAATATCAGCCGGCGTAGCCAGTTCAAGCCGCAGAACCTGTGATGCCAGGAAGCGGGCCTGGCAATTTCTTCATTTTTGTTTTTCATGCATTTTTTAAAGTGTGGTCAAAATTCAGGAGGATTGGGATAATGCCCGCATGAACCATCCCGTCGGCCCGGAAGGCGTCCCCTT
The sequence above is drawn from the Betaproteobacteria bacterium genome and encodes:
- a CDS encoding flavin reductase produces the protein MIEKCYANFKCRLYDGSQVSKHGLFIWEVVKAHVATSPKYPETFHYRGDGAFMISGREVNRRSRFKAQNL
- a CDS encoding TetR/AcrR family transcriptional regulator: MKRTENPVPAVRGRPRAFDRERALQRATDVFWRKGYEGASLSDLTSAMGINPPSLYAAFGDKETLYLEALEYYVNGAACRTAVLDDAPTARAAVEALLLRSATALPEIGLGCMLVTSAVNASSPKVRKTLTACRAGAEAGLKKRIERGIREGELPAGTDAAGLAKFYETVMQGMSTQIADGVSPKVLQTIVANAMRAWPEKRRRRKTS
- a CDS encoding SDR family oxidoreductase — encoded protein: MGKLDNKVALITGGNSGIGLGTAKRFVAEGAKVYITGRRQKELDAAVKEIGGSAVGVQGDVSNLADLDRLFETIRKGSGRLDTIFVNAGGGQIAPLGSITEEHYDQIFGTNVKGVVFTVQKALPLMPPSSTIVLNASIVANKGFAALSIYSATKAAVRNFARGWAVDLKDKKIRVNAVSPGVVVTPGFSQLGLTDEQIKGFVDGMVAVTPQGRAGTPDDIAKAVVFLASDDSSYVNGAELSVDGGMAQI
- a CDS encoding alpha/beta hydrolase; this translates as MATISQAGAEQPIKIESRFTEVNGVRLHYLVAGKGEPVLLLHGYAQTSHMWRPLIPKLAQTHTVIAPDLRGFGGSSKPETGYDKKTMAQDIHALAEALGYKSVAVVGHDIGLMVAYAYAAQYPEDVDRIVLMDAFLPGVGDWTKVWLLRDLWHFHFYGKTPLALVKGRERTYFEHFWNEFAADPKHSVPEKDRQFYAKAYAQPGGMRAGFEVFRAFEQDGKDFADLAQTKLTMPMLVLSGEKAGGQFLIDQGELVDDNVEGVIVEGSGHWLINEAPEQVIPKLLEFLNR
- a CDS encoding glutathione S-transferase N-terminal domain-containing protein; this translates as MIRFYFHPTPNPLKVALFLEESGIAYEVVPIDTRKGEQHSADFRAVNPNGKLPAIVDTDGPGGAHVRVFDSSAILLYLGDKIGRFVGGAADRGDLLSWLMFVATGIGPYSGQAVHFQRAAPEQIPYAINRYRREADRHYRVLDKHLKARDTIVGAEYSIVDMAAWGWVDRAPIVLPGEADPLAAYPNLKRWFTAINARPAVARARAVGKDIAFKQEMDEEAKRAMFPSNYPLAAA
- a CDS encoding SDR family oxidoreductase, which translates into the protein MTLTNGKSNKGVCLVVGAGDATGGAIARRFAREGYTTCVTRRSADKLAPLVAQIEAAGGKAHAFGSDARKEEEVVAMVEKIESTLGAIEVLVFNIGANAAASILDETARKYFKIWEMGCFAGFLNGREVARRMVARQRGTILFTGATASMRGSANFAAFAGAKHALRALAQSMARELGPQGIHVAHTVIDGAIDTAFIRDLFPERYALKAQDGILNPDHIAEAYWMLHTQPRDAWTHELDLRPYMEKF
- a CDS encoding 2-hydroxychromene-2-carboxylate isomerase, with the translated sequence MMKSFEFWFDFGSTASYLAWTQLPALEATTGAKAVLKPMLLGGVFQATGNQSPANIPAKGKYIFADFARFAKRYGVAFNRNPHFPINTLLFMRGAIALQMKGDARFMDYCHAIFNAIWVDSLNMNDPATAAEALRKAGFDAQALVALASEQTAKDALKTATQTAVERGVFGAPTFFVGDQMFWGQDRMDFVREALR
- the msrB gene encoding peptide-methionine (R)-S-oxide reductase MsrB, with the protein product MNRRQLLASIPGLLVGLPALAKENRVYPLTKPKSEWKTLLPAMSYRVLFEEDTERAGTSPLNTEKRAGTYVCAACYLPLFSSETKFDSGTGWPSFFDYLPGALGTKKDTRLIWPRTEYHCLRCGGHQGHVFDDGPKPTGLRYCNNGVALRFVAKEEKLPELRT